Within the Rosa rugosa chromosome 2, drRosRugo1.1, whole genome shotgun sequence genome, the region TGTGCAAGATATATATCTGAAAGCAAGATATATATCTGAAAGAGTTAATAACTAATTAGGTGAACACCAGTGTGCAAGATATATATCTGAAAGAGTTAACAACAGTGTTATATCTGAAAGAGTTGGTAGAAATTTGTAGgtaaaaatttcttttcttggcATAAGTTTAGCTTAAACTCTCAAAGCTTTACGACTACTGAAATATCTTCTTTATCATTATTTccacacaaaaaaataaataaaatatatgttCAGAGGATTGCTTTAACTTAATTTGTAATTCTAGTATTAACCAAAAGCTTTAACTTTGCTTATTCAACTGTAAGCGCTAGCAGCTAAGCTTATGTATCCATATGTATAAATATGTCGATCACAAGTTCAAATTATATATTCTCTGCCGTCTCCTTGACCTTCTCACTGTAACTCTCCTTGACATTCTCACTGTCACTCTCCGTCGTCTCCGGCTCCGCCACCTTGTTAGTCCCCTCCTCCGCCTTGGCCGTTATAGTCTCCGCTGCCTCGTTTGTCTTCTCCTTTGCATCATCTGCATACTCCTTGGTCGTCTCTGATATAGTCTCCGATGCGCCTTTTACGTTCTCCATCGTTTCTTCCGCGTACTCCGTCGCTGCCCCCTTAATTTTCTCTAAGAGTGGCTTGTCATCTTCAACATCTTCTTCCCTGGTTGGCTTTGCTTTGGTACTCCAGTCCTTTCCGTCATACGCCCGGCGGGAACTTGAGTAGTCCTTATTCTTTTCCGCTGCATTTCGACCCTGAAATTTTGAGAGCTAGATGTCAATATAAAATGAAATGCATGTGGTACTTTCAACTTCAGCCGGAGTGGCTCTAACTAGAGTAATTACCTTGGAGAATTTGGAGGCGGAGGTGAAGCAAACCCTGGAGGTTTTGAGAGAGGGACTGAGAGAGTGTGAAGCCGGGTATTGAGTTAACGGCGACCTCGAgatgttgaagatgacattgctGGCTGCCATTGTTGCTACTGCTATGTTACTTCTCTGtaactttcttttgtttctcgagcagatattttttcttgttcatCACCCTTTGCATGTTATAAAGAGTTTAACGAGGGCAAGGTGGCAGTGTGGTTGGTTGACACGCGTCCTGGTCTATTTCTGGAGAGTaagttaaaaaagaaaattgaaacgTTTTGATCCCCAGAGCCTATGGACATGTCGGCCACTCGGCCAGATTGTTTCCAATTTGGCATCTATTTGTGTGGGCATTAATCCATGTACAAGGATAACCAATTTGCCATTACTAATAAAGTTCACttaaattctcaaaaaaaaaaaaaaaaaaaaaatacagttcACTTGGTCCAATTTCAACTGGCTTAGGCATAGCCCGGGGGTGTGAAAAGTCTCGAGGTCCAAGATGGAATTGGGCAAGCCCAAACTTTATCGATACGTAATTTCCGAACATATTTTAAGAATTAAGACTGAGTAAAAATTTAGGGCCCGTTCGGTATCATTTTGCGATACTGTATGACTCACACAATTTCtaagaaaaatgaatttggatgCAAAAAGTGTGAACATCATCATGTTTTAACATAAATCGAGCCATATTCAAAGATGAGGCAAAAACCTAAATTGTTTGGAACATGAGATTCTCAAGGCTCATGTAAGATATTTACAGCAACTCATTTTGATACAaggattgaaatttttttttatcctcattaaatgAGATTTTAATTTGTGACCTCCACGTTATCCGTTATTCTACATAATTAACATGCCACAGCTCATTGACACCAAgaggtgtgtttttttttttttttgggaaaagtATTGGCACCAAGAGGTTGAGTTTGAAATCAACTCCTATTCAAAAGAGGTTCAGTTTGAAGACTGGACAAACactcatttttatttatataaacttTTATTTCTGGAGTACGTACAACGTATTGATTCTGTGAATGAAAGTTGTAACGCTTGCTTCTTGCCCAGGAAGGAGAGAAAGAAGTGTTTGATTCAAAATTGGTGTCACGTTTAGAAGAGGGTGGAGCTTTGTCCACTTGCACTGTCCCGACGGTTTCCTTCACGCTAAACCTCAAATGGCTGTGCCATCACTATCTTCCAAGTTCAGGTCAGTTTTATATGTTAAACTTCTCTCTTTGCTCCTTACAATTTTACTATTACCACGCTTCTGTATCCCTATGTGGAAAATTTTCAATTAGCATTTTCAACTTCTAATACCTAGATGTTCGATTTGGGGAAATTGAGTCCTAGCTCAACTCGGTTTATTATGGGAAGATCTGAGGAAAGTTGTGCCATGCAAAAGTGAAGCCGCTAAACTCTCTTTCAATTCAATATAGGGCATTGGACATCTATAATGACACACGAGTGTTCTTGTTGTTATTGAGTTAAAGAAGTGTTAGAGCACATGCTACTTCTGGTTTAAGACATATGAAGAGCAATAGTAGTTAGTTTCAAAAACTCTGTTAATTTGGATTTAGAGAAGGAAGAAGCCATTTTAAACCTTTAGAATTGTTTGTTTAACTTGGATTATAACTTGGTTGTTTGCTTTGTTAGCTCCATGAAAACTCTTGCGAGTAATCTACCTGTGTATATACCAGTATCGCTACATTGGTTACAATAAAGGGAACTTATATCAGGAAGTATTGACATTGTGTTATGTAGTCATGAATTATAAATGAACGGAGTTTTCAGTTAAGGGTTGATCGTTCAACTTctaatgaaaattttcaaatggTCATATAGCTATGAACAAAAATTTGTAGAGTTCTATACCATTCGAACAGTGTCAAATTTCCAAGATAAGATGACCAACAAAAGCTTTACAAAGCTCTGTAGAACACATATTGGTCTCTGCAGGATGAAATTTAATAGATGGTGAGTCTATGAACTACATTGTCATTCATTGTAGAAGGAATACATATCTAGTCATGAACTTTAAAGCATTTTTATTTCTGCAGTGATCATGGACCATTTGTTTGAAACTTACCAGTTCATCATGAAAAGTGAATTCTTATGAATCACATAACTACAGAAGTCTCATATCTCGTAGCTTGTATAATGAAAGATGGTGTCCGTTTTGTTCTGTATTCTTTCCTGCTCTACTGAAGTACATTATATGATCTGATCTCTGAAAAGTAGTATAAAACCTAAGGAAATTCCTACTGTTAATTGACAGACTTTAATACAAATCTAAAGACAAACTGGAGTTACTTCTTTTACTGCTAATTTATGTTCTGCTATTTGTCATAAACGTCTTTAGTCTGTCTCTACCTATGTTGTTAGCTCTGTTGAGTATTTTTAGCATAGGTGAAATTACATGCTCAGATGTTTGTCTTTATGACCGAAATTAAACTAATATTCATATTCATCAGCAGTGATAAATATCTAGAATCAGACATAAATCATGAAATTCATCTAAATTACCCCATTTGTCTTTCCCAAGGATGTGTGTACGTTTCACATTTTAGAGGTTAAGTGCATGGACGACACTCCTGAGGCAGGCGTGCGTTTTCTCGCTTTACAGGTTGAGTGCATGGGCGACACGCCTGAGGCAGGTGTAATCACCTAGGCCGGTAGTTGCATGCATTTTGTTGAGACTCCCTTTAAGCTTCTATATAACACCAGCTTATTCTCAAGGCATCTTCACATTTCACAGTTCAAGTTCTCTTCcttgttcttcttttctttatagAGTTCATAGAAGCAGTTGAAGCAGTTTTCTCTGTGGTGATGAATATAAGAGATATTCATTGAATTATTGGCATGGAGGAATTTCCTTTTAATTCTGTGGTGAACTCTGTAAGTGTACTAAGAACCAATACTGCATTATGATCTTATAGCGCTGTGTTTCCTTCACTAAAAGGATATTCTGCTTGATTTGTTAATCTTGACAGTGATATTATGATTTGTGATACATGATTTCTCATGCGCATGTGAATCGTGTATAAATGCACTTATTTGCTGTCTGGATTACCTTATTTGCTTGATTTGTTACCTGTAGATCCTGTCTAAAGTTGTGTTTTGTTACCTTTTGGCAAAATATCAAATTCTTGCTCTGAGAGGAAGATTATCAGTTTTATTAGAGTTTACAAGTTAAAGCCTGTATTCCCTTATTCACGGGAATGATAAAATCAATTTCTGTTATGCAATACTATGACAACGTTTTGTTGGAGATGAAGGCCTGATGAAGGTTTGAAGCTGTTAAGATGCCATGAGATTATGGATTTCTGTAGAATTCACCTTACAAAGTCTTCCCTACCTAAACATAATCATATCGTCTTAAACATATATCCAGTCTTTAGCTTAATTGGTGAAAAAAAGTTCGTAAGAAGTAAGAACGTACAACTAGACTTTTTTCCCCATCTGTATGCAAATTTTTTGTGTTTGGTTTATTCATATCTCAAGATTCAAGGCTACAGTATTAAtgtatttatgattttatgGTAGAATTCTCTTAATTAATTGGAACATGTTTTCTGACTGGAAAATGTTTCCATTGTCTTCATTGATGCAGGGTGGACTCAAAGGCGTTGTCTTCGATTCATGGTCTGTGgttgaagaaatgaaaaacaagAATCAAGACATGGCTTCAAACAATGGAGTGCTTCAAATCAAGACGAAAATGAAAGCACAGATCTCATTGATGAGTTCATCAGGTTATGCTGCCCCTTTCTTTACTCACATTCCAAACATTAGACAACCTTGTTTATTCACATCCCAAACATTATATAAACCAAAAAAATGACCTATAAACTTATAAACCATAACTATATCAAGGTTAGACCAGCACTCAACCAGATATAAAAAACATGATTTTATAGAAAAGAAACTTAAGGAGGACTAGGTCTGGCCATTTGCCGTTTCTGGGGAGTCGTTGCACAGAGAGGAAATCATGCCTGGAAATAGCAAATTAACTACCCAACATATAATAcctcaaaccctaaacccaatcCCACCCCCTCCCACATTGCTCTTGTAATGCTTGcctttcagagagagagagagagtttgagtGAGAAAAGAGTTTAACCTGAAAAAAACCAGTCTTGTGCCACATTTCACTCCCTCTGCCTCACCGGAACTATTCattgctctctctctttcccatTCTATGCCAACAGTTGTTCTCTTCTGAATGGCACCACAGATTCCTAGAAAAcgtccaaaaccaaaacccatcAGCCCCTCCCTGTACCTACTTAAACACAcagaaacccaaaacccaaaacatCACTACCAGAAACTAAGAGCAACTCTGTTATCACCAATACAACTCCCCAAGGACCAacttctctgtctctcttcttTTCCATTGTTTGATAATGGAGAACTTCCGCCCACCTTTCACACCTTCAACAACTACTGCTAgctcttcttctccatcttcaaCTCTGGAAAGTTCATCATCTCAGTTGTATCATGATCCAGTGGTTTGCTACCTACCACCACACCCACATTGGCAGCAACCACCATGTTTTTCATATCCTCCTCCCATGCGTCCCGATCCAGTCCCAAGTTCGGCTGCGTGGGAAACAAGGATGGCACGCCAAAGAAGAGGCAACATTCTGAGAACAAGAAAAGCTGCTCGTGCCGCGGCTGCTTCTTCAAGGTTGGCAGTAGGGAAGGATCCATCTAGTGCTGTTTCTGAAACGCCGAATGAACAATACATCTACTCATTCTGCACGCCGGATAACAAGGTCAGTGTTCTCGATTTATGTATGAATTGTtatattttctttctgttttgtttttctgttttgaagTTTGTCTTTCTTAGTCATATATCTCTGTTGCACAGAAACTGAGAATGTTGTTCGAAAAACAGCTGAAGAATAGTGACGTTGGATCTTTGGGCCGGATTGTCCTTCCGAAGGTGATGAGCACCTTTTCTCCTTtagttttcttatttttttttcctttctcttttctaAGTTAAAGAGCGACCATTATTCTG harbors:
- the LOC133729587 gene encoding uncharacterized protein LOC133729587, which codes for MAASNVIFNISRSPLTQYPASHSLSPSLKTSRVCFTSASKFSKGRNAAEKNKDYSSSRRAYDGKDWSTKAKPTREEDVEDDKPLLEKIKGAATEYAEETMENVKGASETISETTKEYADDAKEKTNEAAETITAKAEEGTNKVAEPETTESDSENVKESYSEKVKETAENI